From the genome of Fibrobacter sp. UWT2:
ATATAAAAATTGTAAGTTCGAGTAGTAATTGCTTGTTCCTTATATATAGTAAGCGTACATAAAGGGCCTAGTTTTGTTAACAACTTTTTTCAATCCCTTTTAAAACATACAACGTTGTGGGAATAGGGCTCATTGGGATGGATTTTCCTATATTTTCACTCGCAAAAATTTTTAACAAGGACATTGTTATGGCAAAGATTGCTATTCTCGGTTACGGTAACCTGGGCCGCGGTGTGGAATGCGCCGTGAAGCAGGCTCCGGATATGGAACTCGTCGCTGTTTTCACTCGTCGTGACCCCTCTACGGTCAAGATTCAGACGGCTGGCGTTCCGGTGTTGAACGTTTCTGAAATGGAAGCCTGGAAGGACAAGGTGGACGTGCTCATCATTTGCGGTGGCTCTGCTACGGACCTGCCGGTGCTCACCCCGAAGTACGCCTCCATGTTCAACGTGATCGACTCCTTCGACACCCACGCCAAGATTCCGCAGCACTTCGCTGCCGTTGACGCTGCTGCCAAGGGCGCAAACAAGATCGCCATGATCTCTGTCGGTTGGGACCCGGGTATGTTCAGCCTGAACCGTGTGTACGCTCAGTCTATCCTTCCGGAAGGCAAGGACTACACGTTCTGGGGCAAGGGCGTTAGCCAGGGCCACAGCGACGCTGTCCGCCGCATCAAGGGTGTGAAGAATGCCAAGCAGTACACCTGCCCGGTCGAAGCTGCTCTCGAAGCCGTGCGTAGCGGCTCCATGCCGGAACTCACCACTCGCCAGAAGCACACTCGTCTCGTTTACGTGGTTGCCGAAGAAGGTGCCGACAAGGCCTACATCGAAAACGCCATCAAGACGATGCCGAACTACTTCGACGAATACGACACTACCGTCAACTTCATCAGCGAAGAAGAATTCAACAAGAACCACAGCGGCCTCGCTCACGGTGGTTTCGTAATCCGTACCGGCAAGACCGGCATGAACAAGGAACACACGCACGTGATTGAATACAGCCTCAAGCTCGATTCCAACCCGGAATTCACGACGAGCGTTCTCGTGGCTTACGCCCGCGCCGCTCTCCGCATGAAGGCTAATGGCCAGACCGGTTGCAAGACCGTTCTCGACGTGCCGCCTGCATACCTCAGCACCTTGAGCGACGAAGAATTAAGGGCTCATTGTCTGTAGTGCAACGCTCGCAATTGAAAAAATAGTCTCGGATGAAAAATTCCGGGGCTTTTTTGCTTGAGTATATTTTTTTATCTTGTATGCAAAATGGATAGGTTGTTTATGAAAATGTATCAAATGCTTTTTGGGATCGCTGCTTTAGGCGTATCCTGTTTTAATGCTGCATGTAGCTTTGATGATAGCTCGTCATCGGCAGTCAAGCCCGATTATACCGTTTATGAAGGAACCTTGGTTGATGAACGGGACGGTCAGGTCTATAAAACAGTAACCATCGTTGATAAGTACGACGATTCTGTCACTTGGATGGCTGAAAAC
Proteins encoded in this window:
- a CDS encoding diaminopimelate dehydrogenase gives rise to the protein MAKIAILGYGNLGRGVECAVKQAPDMELVAVFTRRDPSTVKIQTAGVPVLNVSEMEAWKDKVDVLIICGGSATDLPVLTPKYASMFNVIDSFDTHAKIPQHFAAVDAAAKGANKIAMISVGWDPGMFSLNRVYAQSILPEGKDYTFWGKGVSQGHSDAVRRIKGVKNAKQYTCPVEAALEAVRSGSMPELTTRQKHTRLVYVVAEEGADKAYIENAIKTMPNYFDEYDTTVNFISEEEFNKNHSGLAHGGFVIRTGKTGMNKEHTHVIEYSLKLDSNPEFTTSVLVAYARAALRMKANGQTGCKTVLDVPPAYLSTLSDEELRAHCL